A portion of the Acidobacteriaceae bacterium genome contains these proteins:
- a CDS encoding MBL fold metallo-hydrolase: MIRETFPVGLLGCNCTVLGDEQSHEAMVIDPGDEIPRILAVLAKHELTVKQIVVTHAHIDHIASAETLKQLTGAPVVYNQNDLPLVAMMPAQAAWLGMPEPNVQPPDHSPEQGDAVGVRGIAATILQTPGHTQGSLCVWVPEEKLLIAGDTLFAGSVGRTDLPGGNGGQLIASIQEQLLPLPGETVVVPGHGEETTIAREKATNPYLIGGGGLLKL, translated from the coding sequence ATGATTCGAGAGACGTTTCCGGTAGGACTGCTTGGCTGCAACTGCACCGTGCTGGGCGATGAGCAATCGCATGAAGCCATGGTGATTGATCCTGGCGATGAAATCCCACGGATTCTCGCCGTGCTGGCCAAGCATGAGCTGACGGTGAAGCAGATAGTGGTGACCCATGCTCACATCGACCACATCGCCAGTGCGGAGACGCTGAAGCAGTTGACCGGCGCGCCCGTGGTCTACAACCAGAACGATCTGCCGCTGGTGGCGATGATGCCTGCCCAGGCCGCCTGGCTCGGGATGCCGGAGCCGAATGTGCAGCCCCCGGATCACTCCCCCGAGCAGGGAGATGCCGTCGGGGTGCGCGGGATCGCAGCCACGATTCTGCAAACACCGGGACACACGCAAGGCAGTTTGTGCGTGTGGGTGCCGGAAGAAAAACTGCTGATTGCGGGAGACACTCTGTTTGCCGGAAGCGTCGGGCGCACGGACCTTCCGGGTGGAAACGGCGGGCAGTTGATTGCGAGCATTCAGGAGCAGTTGCTTCCCTTGCCGGGTGAGACGGTCGTCGTCCCAGGGCATGGCGAAGAAACGACGATTGCTCGTGAAAAAGCGACAAATCCGTATCTGATCGGCGGCGGAGGCCTGCTGAAACTCTAG
- a CDS encoding HAD family hydrolase — MKVMVYVKQNATPTLGRQTLFFDADDTLWENSVYFERSIAAFISYLDHSVHTSEEVREHLNLCEQATIAEHGYGLKSFRRSLVNCFEQLTSSPATPEKHERIVSFVNSIAEQEIELLPGVAATLAELSQRHTLIVVTKGDLHEQTDKLQRSGLAPSFTAVEVLAEKHEEAYRHLISKHGCDAACTWMIGNSPKSDVNSSLAAGLNAVFVPHDFTWVLEHESIEQPAAGRRLLELGGFAELLNHF, encoded by the coding sequence ATGAAAGTGATGGTCTATGTAAAGCAGAATGCGACCCCAACGCTTGGGCGGCAGACGCTGTTCTTCGATGCTGACGACACGCTGTGGGAGAACAGCGTGTACTTTGAACGCTCGATCGCCGCGTTCATCTCCTATCTCGATCACAGCGTTCACACCAGCGAAGAGGTCCGCGAGCATCTGAACCTGTGCGAGCAGGCCACGATTGCTGAACACGGGTACGGCTTGAAGAGCTTTCGTCGCTCGCTGGTCAACTGCTTCGAGCAGTTGACATCATCCCCGGCAACGCCGGAAAAGCACGAGCGTATCGTATCGTTCGTGAACTCTATCGCCGAGCAGGAGATTGAGTTGCTGCCAGGTGTCGCTGCAACGCTGGCAGAGTTGTCACAACGGCATACGCTGATCGTCGTAACCAAGGGTGACCTGCACGAGCAAACCGACAAGCTGCAACGTTCAGGACTTGCCCCCAGCTTCACCGCCGTGGAAGTGCTGGCCGAAAAGCACGAAGAGGCCTATCGACACCTGATTAGCAAGCATGGATGCGATGCAGCCTGCACCTGGATGATTGGGAACTCGCCCAAGTCTGACGTGAACTCGTCCTTGGCCGCAGGGTTGAACGCGGTTTTCGTGCCGCATGACTTCACGTGGGTGTTAGAGCATGAGTCGATTGAGCAGCCCGCCGCAGGGCGCAGACTGTTAGAGCTTGGCGGCTTCGCCGAACTGCTCAACCACTTCTAA
- a CDS encoding isoaspartyl peptidase/L-asparaginase: MKTLILAAFLAVNPFVSDQSSTALVSSNAQAPAGKWGIVMHGGAGVIERSSMTPERERAYRAGLDTAIHAAAKVLDADGSAVDAVEAGLRVLEDNPLFNAGRGAVFTADGKNSLDASIMDGRTLSAGAVASLSTTRHPITAAKTVMLDSPHVFLAGPEADAFAASKGLEQVPPSFFFTEQRWQGLIRTLNKMNLPIPPRPAGVPPVPTKPLAELETPDIHKWGTTGMVVRDRHGNVAAGTTTGGTQAKRWGRIGDSPIIGAGTYASNQSCAVSATGTGEYFIRLTVARTICALVQYKGMKLADAANEVIHHEVTDLKGDGGVIALTPDGQMTWSFNTPGMFRARLVEGGTPVFGIYNDEP; this comes from the coding sequence ATGAAGACCTTGATTCTCGCGGCTTTTCTTGCGGTTAACCCCTTTGTTTCGGATCAATCTTCCACAGCCCTGGTCTCGTCGAACGCGCAGGCTCCGGCAGGCAAGTGGGGCATCGTGATGCACGGGGGCGCGGGCGTTATCGAGCGCTCGTCCATGACGCCTGAACGCGAGCGGGCCTACCGCGCCGGGCTCGATACGGCCATTCATGCTGCGGCGAAGGTCCTGGACGCGGATGGCTCTGCCGTCGACGCGGTGGAAGCGGGGCTCAGGGTGCTTGAGGACAACCCGCTCTTCAATGCCGGGCGCGGAGCTGTCTTTACAGCCGATGGAAAGAACTCGCTGGATGCCTCCATTATGGACGGTCGCACGCTCTCTGCGGGCGCAGTCGCGAGCCTTTCCACCACGCGCCATCCGATAACGGCGGCCAAGACGGTGATGCTTGATTCACCGCACGTCTTTCTTGCCGGTCCCGAGGCTGACGCCTTCGCGGCGTCGAAGGGACTGGAGCAGGTTCCCCCGTCGTTCTTCTTCACGGAGCAGCGCTGGCAGGGGCTTATCCGCACGCTGAACAAGATGAATCTGCCGATTCCTCCGCGCCCCGCAGGTGTGCCGCCAGTCCCCACCAAACCTCTGGCGGAGCTGGAAACGCCGGACATCCATAAGTGGGGGACGACGGGGATGGTGGTTCGCGATCGCCACGGCAACGTCGCTGCGGGAACCACGACCGGTGGCACGCAGGCGAAGCGCTGGGGACGCATCGGCGACTCTCCCATCATTGGTGCGGGAACGTACGCTTCGAACCAGTCCTGTGCTGTCTCCGCCACGGGAACGGGCGAGTACTTCATCCGTCTCACGGTGGCTCGCACGATCTGCGCGTTGGTGCAGTACAAGGGGATGAAGCTGGCTGACGCGGCCAACGAAGTGATCCATCACGAAGTCACCGACCTGAAGGGCGATGGCGGTGTGATCGCGCTGACGCCTGACGGGCAGATGACGTGGAGCTTCAATACGCCGGGAATGTTTCGCGCACGCCTTGTCGAAGGCGGAACGCCTGTCTTCGGTATCTACAACGACGAACCCTAA
- a CDS encoding HAD family phosphatase, giving the protein MSEIQAVLFDYGMVLSGPPDPKAWAEMKRLLGVASEERFHAAYWKFRDAYDRGELTGEGYWEAVAKELGEEAEVRELLDADTMLWTQPNQEMIDWAVALQHGGWKTGILSNIGDAMELGVMARWPWMRGFTHHTFSHRLRMAKPELAIYRHAAEGLGVPAEAVLFVDDREENIAAAREAGMKAVRYSSHEQFVADMQGSGWGELLSAPPQKA; this is encoded by the coding sequence ATGAGTGAGATTCAAGCGGTGTTGTTTGATTACGGTATGGTGTTGAGCGGTCCTCCCGATCCGAAGGCGTGGGCAGAGATGAAACGGCTGCTCGGTGTTGCGAGTGAAGAGCGCTTTCATGCGGCGTACTGGAAGTTTCGCGATGCCTATGATCGCGGCGAGTTGACCGGCGAAGGTTACTGGGAGGCGGTGGCTAAAGAGCTTGGAGAAGAGGCCGAGGTCCGGGAGCTTCTGGACGCCGATACGATGCTGTGGACGCAACCAAATCAGGAGATGATCGACTGGGCCGTCGCCCTGCAGCACGGCGGATGGAAGACGGGGATTCTCTCCAACATTGGCGATGCGATGGAGCTTGGTGTGATGGCACGCTGGCCGTGGATGCGCGGTTTCACACACCACACGTTTTCGCACAGGTTGCGAATGGCAAAGCCGGAATTGGCGATCTATCGTCATGCAGCGGAAGGGCTGGGTGTGCCGGCGGAGGCTGTGCTGTTCGTCGATGACCGCGAGGAGAACATCGCCGCGGCACGAGAGGCAGGCATGAAAGCCGTTCGCTACAGCAGCCACGAGCAGTTTGTGGCCGATATGCAGGGTTCCGGTTGGGGCGAGCTGCTCTCGGCACCTCCGCAAAAAGCTTGA
- a CDS encoding choice-of-anchor D domain-containing protein, translating to MKKLIACLCLLAAALSFHARAEAQSVNATQTLLTQGLLAANGKGSFKAAAFLPDSNLVLLINQGDGLRLAKTDARATTTITQVQSGATGDVGIAMAVDPSGNVYVVGTSSSAVLSGTGSVPFPARADTSTNSFLAKFDANLKLVFLTFLGSGRTSATGVAATADAVFVTGITYNATFPVTSAGIQQVPASGTSGNGFVERFSADGATLVYSTYLTGAGGDTSPAAIAADANDNTYIAGSTNASGYPTVSALEPAIFATPSGFLSKLTPAGDGFVFSTFVAGGGLTSLAIDAGTSTLLASGNITLGQFPVSVAPMPLVNTTYQVLLRLALDGQSVSSETVLAPANTSYASVGANGSAWIAGTLAVPLLPGSSSPLLSLGEGFAEHVISSGAVDQTLRVGGLQADNASYASLSTAPGAPAASASVVAIPFTLTTSIDASLVKTERFDVPLVAAPTAFLSSGMRDAVTVCTSGRCSGTAGLLAEASITASAAALSISADDIPNVTIRNLGTSAATGIAIAVSGFTNTTNCASTLEVGAQCSVALTGSGPGSLSVSAANAVTATATLAANTLTPDALALSSYEMDFGVVTSSTPVARTLTVTNLTASPVTFSSAADGTLTTTYTFTQTTTDCAYGGATGKYTLAANATCHITLMLTPSTTASNDGIVKRTWLVGARDVLLTGFAEAAALNISATTIDFGTQFSGASALRLPRYLFVSNNSEAPVTHTPVVLAAGTAFMLTDECPTTLAAHSLCRMTIGYESSSAPSKDSLTITVDGVSVLLTGTTLQPATVTGSTANPNLSVSPTAITFATAVAVTGISGTKQTVTLKNAGTGTMALAVSASTEFPFINNCPATLSGGGSCTLVVGFAPEAPGVRQGLLAITGGSGFAPVYVTLSGTATALLPTNNGNLNVGTTYVGEPVVAWYKVQQAYSSLTATVSGAGFGVVFANDTGTGHPTLAASAFVQSTTAACTSCWVGVQFATGTAGTASGLLSFTSTAGGSTYSVSLSAVALPVAGLILSPVEQEFGTVATGSSSAPVTFTVANLLQNNATASIQSVSVTGDFVLSATTANGANNCTGTLASTSACYLSVTFVPSAVGQQTGSLTVVTDIGTASATLTGYGSASAGVALNPAVLNFNDIPGSASTQQTVTLSNTGISAISVGTPTVSSTAFATTSSCNIVAPGSLCTLAVTFTPQSGPTSGTLVLPITTTTNGQSATTSYYVALNGNYAAVASGLTILPDTANFGAEAVDSLGLTRQFTVYNFSAKTMNVSLSTPRQFPLSTPSSCATLTAGASCVFSASFLPGVAGEATGSVYATGTPTDGAPTVQALTYLLGYGTGSGALQVTGSALVPNAALSFGQVSSGQSKQQTLTLTNTGASSLTIRRVTSLPPFAASTTCGAALAVNASCAVTLTYAPVYELSTAGTPLTQAGTLTVESDAKDSPYTLSLTGQAVPAVSSSPASGSVLASYSLSQSSLTFANTTVGNMSASQTVTLTNTGNAILHVLSLLAATDFSATTDCTTIASGASCSLTASFSPSTLSTATVRTGTLEIHSDASTALEFISLLATSTPSPLTLSPSALDFGTVNVGATNPLSVMVTNTAATPVTFTGVTASGDYTTARGTCPADGSTLAAGSNCTLTVTFAPTLAGTRTGTLDLATNATQLPLTVALTGVGAQAKLTATPAALQFGSIAVGASAQLSLTLLNSGNATVTGIATSLSGANAADFAVIVPCSVTQLAANQGCTLTLAYTPSSTGAEAASLVIVSSDPNSPITVPLTGTGVAAGSFSLTTSGGGNSASVAVQTGFPAVYGLTLTPLNGYAGQVALTCVPVTTAVYAGCSMSPTLVTLNGSNAQSVQVTITTVTSQASRMIAATGVLLAGLPLMLLRRRNRKLVGWAMACAIAALIFVSGCGGGSGSTGNNNLRYTPTGTYAYKVTASSTSGTTISSSVTLNLTVQ from the coding sequence ATGAAGAAACTTATCGCTTGCCTTTGCCTGCTTGCCGCAGCTCTCTCCTTCCACGCGAGGGCTGAAGCTCAGTCCGTAAACGCTACGCAGACTTTGTTAACTCAGGGCCTGCTGGCTGCGAACGGCAAAGGATCGTTCAAAGCTGCGGCGTTCCTGCCCGATAGCAATCTCGTGCTGCTGATCAACCAAGGCGACGGCCTGAGGTTGGCCAAGACCGATGCCAGGGCCACGACGACGATCACGCAGGTGCAAAGCGGAGCAACGGGTGACGTGGGGATCGCCATGGCGGTGGATCCTTCCGGGAATGTGTACGTCGTTGGGACATCCTCCTCCGCGGTATTGAGCGGAACAGGCAGCGTACCTTTTCCCGCACGGGCAGATACGTCGACGAACTCCTTTCTGGCGAAGTTCGATGCAAACCTGAAGCTCGTCTTCCTGACGTTTCTGGGCTCGGGAAGAACCTCTGCCACAGGCGTCGCGGCGACAGCCGATGCTGTGTTCGTCACGGGCATTACCTACAACGCAACGTTCCCGGTGACCTCTGCCGGCATTCAGCAGGTGCCTGCGAGCGGGACGAGCGGCAACGGCTTCGTCGAACGCTTTTCTGCAGATGGCGCGACGTTGGTCTACTCCACCTACCTGACCGGCGCGGGCGGAGATACGAGCCCTGCGGCGATTGCTGCAGATGCTAACGACAATACTTATATCGCGGGCTCAACGAACGCAAGCGGCTATCCCACGGTGTCCGCACTTGAGCCTGCCATCTTCGCGACTCCCTCGGGCTTTCTAAGCAAGCTGACTCCGGCAGGCGATGGCTTTGTGTTCTCCACGTTTGTTGCGGGCGGTGGGCTAACGAGCCTTGCGATCGATGCAGGCACGTCAACATTGCTGGCGAGCGGAAACATCACGCTCGGCCAGTTCCCTGTCTCGGTGGCACCCATGCCTTTGGTCAATACGACCTACCAGGTGTTACTGCGCCTGGCGCTGGACGGCCAATCTGTGAGTTCAGAGACCGTACTGGCTCCTGCAAACACGTCGTACGCGTCGGTGGGAGCCAACGGAAGCGCATGGATTGCTGGAACGCTGGCGGTTCCCTTACTGCCGGGCAGCAGTTCGCCTCTGCTGTCGCTGGGGGAGGGCTTTGCCGAGCATGTCATCTCCAGTGGTGCAGTGGACCAGACGTTGCGAGTAGGCGGCTTGCAGGCTGACAACGCGTCCTATGCCAGCCTGTCGACAGCACCCGGAGCACCAGCAGCGAGTGCTTCTGTCGTAGCCATTCCGTTCACGCTGACGACGTCGATCGACGCGTCGCTGGTGAAGACGGAGCGTTTTGATGTGCCTCTTGTCGCGGCTCCGACAGCATTTCTTTCATCGGGCATGCGCGATGCCGTAACGGTCTGCACGAGCGGACGCTGTAGCGGAACAGCGGGGCTTCTGGCAGAGGCAAGCATCACAGCTTCAGCCGCAGCGCTGTCAATTTCTGCTGACGACATCCCCAATGTGACGATCAGAAACCTCGGGACATCTGCGGCCACGGGGATTGCGATTGCCGTAAGTGGTTTCACCAACACCACGAACTGCGCGAGCACGCTTGAGGTCGGAGCACAGTGCTCCGTGGCGTTGACGGGAAGCGGGCCAGGGTCGTTGAGCGTCTCAGCAGCCAACGCTGTGACAGCTACAGCAACGCTGGCGGCAAATACTCTGACGCCCGATGCGCTGGCGCTGAGCAGCTATGAGATGGACTTTGGCGTGGTGACGTCCTCAACGCCAGTGGCGCGAACCTTGACCGTGACCAATCTGACAGCGAGCCCCGTCACCTTCTCATCTGCAGCTGACGGCACTTTGACGACGACCTACACCTTCACGCAAACGACGACGGACTGTGCCTATGGAGGCGCAACGGGCAAGTACACGCTAGCTGCGAATGCAACCTGCCACATTACGCTCATGCTTACGCCTTCGACCACGGCCAGCAACGACGGCATCGTCAAACGGACGTGGCTGGTGGGAGCACGCGATGTCTTGCTGACGGGCTTCGCGGAAGCCGCTGCGCTGAATATTTCGGCGACCACAATCGACTTTGGCACACAGTTTTCCGGCGCAAGTGCGCTTCGCCTGCCGCGCTATCTGTTCGTGTCGAACAACTCAGAAGCACCGGTGACGCATACGCCGGTTGTGTTGGCCGCAGGGACTGCCTTCATGCTGACAGATGAGTGTCCCACGACCTTAGCGGCGCATAGCCTCTGCCGGATGACGATCGGATACGAGTCATCGTCTGCGCCATCGAAGGATTCGCTGACCATTACGGTAGATGGTGTTTCCGTACTGCTCACAGGCACGACGCTGCAACCAGCGACCGTTACAGGAAGCACTGCGAACCCGAACCTCAGCGTTTCCCCTACCGCAATTACGTTCGCCACTGCTGTAGCCGTAACGGGTATTTCCGGAACGAAGCAGACAGTGACGCTGAAGAACGCGGGCACAGGAACGATGGCTCTGGCCGTGTCTGCAAGCACGGAGTTCCCCTTCATCAACAACTGCCCCGCAACGTTGAGCGGAGGCGGGTCCTGCACGCTGGTTGTAGGCTTTGCTCCAGAGGCTCCGGGAGTACGGCAAGGGCTGTTGGCGATTACAGGCGGCAGTGGATTTGCGCCTGTCTATGTCACGCTAAGCGGAACAGCAACGGCTTTGCTGCCAACGAACAACGGCAATCTCAACGTAGGCACCACCTATGTCGGAGAACCAGTGGTGGCCTGGTACAAAGTACAGCAAGCCTATAGCTCGTTGACCGCGACAGTGAGCGGAGCAGGCTTTGGCGTGGTCTTCGCCAACGATACAGGCACCGGGCATCCGACGCTGGCGGCTTCGGCGTTTGTGCAGAGCACGACAGCAGCCTGCACCAGTTGCTGGGTTGGAGTTCAGTTTGCCACCGGAACCGCTGGCACGGCGAGCGGGTTATTGAGCTTCACTTCAACAGCCGGGGGCAGCACCTACAGCGTTTCTCTGAGTGCTGTGGCACTGCCGGTAGCAGGCCTGATTCTCTCGCCGGTGGAGCAGGAGTTTGGCACAGTCGCGACGGGAAGCTCGTCGGCTCCTGTCACATTTACGGTCGCTAACCTGCTGCAGAATAACGCTACAGCCAGCATCCAGAGTGTGTCGGTGACGGGAGACTTTGTGCTGTCCGCCACGACGGCGAATGGAGCGAACAACTGCACGGGAACACTGGCTTCAACCTCTGCCTGCTATTTGAGCGTGACGTTTGTGCCTTCGGCTGTTGGACAGCAAACAGGGTCGCTGACGGTGGTCACCGACATCGGCACCGCCAGTGCAACGCTGACCGGATATGGCAGCGCAAGCGCTGGCGTGGCGCTGAACCCAGCGGTGTTGAACTTCAACGATATTCCAGGCTCAGCATCGACACAGCAAACCGTGACACTGAGCAATACCGGCATCTCCGCGATCTCGGTTGGAACGCCAACGGTTTCTAGCACGGCGTTTGCAACCACGAGTAGCTGCAACATCGTGGCGCCGGGTTCTCTGTGCACCCTTGCCGTCACCTTCACCCCGCAGTCGGGACCGACGAGTGGAACGCTGGTGCTTCCCATCACCACAACGACCAATGGACAGAGCGCAACGACGAGCTACTACGTTGCCCTGAACGGAAACTATGCAGCGGTCGCAAGTGGACTGACGATTTTGCCCGACACGGCAAACTTTGGTGCAGAAGCGGTGGACTCGCTTGGGCTGACGCGGCAGTTCACGGTATACAACTTCTCCGCAAAGACGATGAACGTCAGCCTGTCCACGCCGAGGCAGTTTCCACTCAGCACGCCCTCGTCCTGCGCAACGCTGACCGCTGGAGCAAGCTGCGTCTTTTCAGCGAGCTTTCTGCCAGGCGTTGCAGGTGAAGCCACCGGAAGTGTCTACGCGACGGGAACGCCCACCGATGGGGCGCCCACGGTCCAGGCCCTGACGTATCTGCTGGGGTACGGAACCGGTAGCGGAGCGCTACAGGTGACGGGTTCCGCACTTGTACCGAACGCTGCGTTGAGTTTTGGGCAAGTGAGTTCCGGGCAAAGTAAGCAACAGACATTAACACTGACGAACACGGGCGCCTCTTCCCTGACGATACGGCGAGTAACGAGCCTGCCTCCGTTTGCGGCTTCGACGACATGCGGAGCGGCGCTCGCAGTGAATGCGTCCTGCGCGGTCACGCTGACGTACGCTCCGGTCTATGAACTATCCACCGCAGGAACTCCTCTCACGCAAGCCGGAACGCTGACGGTCGAGAGCGACGCGAAGGACTCGCCGTACACACTGTCGTTGACCGGTCAGGCGGTCCCTGCTGTCTCAAGCTCTCCAGCGTCAGGTTCCGTGCTGGCCAGCTACAGCCTGAGCCAGAGTTCACTGACGTTTGCAAATACCACTGTGGGCAACATGTCGGCATCGCAAACGGTGACGTTGACGAATACCGGCAACGCGATACTACATGTGTTGTCATTGCTGGCCGCAACGGACTTCAGCGCGACCACGGACTGCACAACCATTGCCAGCGGCGCGAGTTGCAGCCTTACGGCGAGCTTCTCTCCGAGCACACTCTCGACCGCCACGGTGCGAACGGGCACGCTGGAGATTCACTCCGATGCCTCCACGGCGCTGGAGTTCATCAGCCTGCTGGCGACCTCGACGCCTTCTCCGCTTACACTCTCGCCATCTGCTCTGGACTTCGGCACAGTGAACGTTGGCGCAACCAATCCGCTGAGCGTGATGGTCACCAACACCGCAGCGACACCGGTGACGTTTACAGGTGTCACCGCAAGCGGCGATTACACAACTGCGCGAGGGACATGCCCTGCCGATGGCTCGACACTGGCTGCAGGTTCCAACTGCACACTGACCGTCACCTTTGCTCCGACTCTTGCGGGCACGCGCACGGGCACATTGGACCTCGCCACGAATGCTACCCAACTTCCGTTAACGGTTGCTCTTACCGGAGTAGGCGCGCAGGCCAAGCTGACCGCCACGCCCGCTGCGTTGCAGTTCGGCTCGATCGCCGTTGGAGCTTCCGCTCAGCTCTCGCTCACTCTGCTGAACAGTGGCAACGCCACGGTGACAGGCATCGCGACGAGCCTGAGTGGAGCCAACGCCGCAGACTTTGCGGTCATTGTTCCCTGCTCTGTAACACAGCTCGCAGCGAACCAGGGATGCACCCTTACGCTTGCCTACACGCCTTCCAGTACAGGGGCTGAGGCAGCCTCGCTGGTCATAGTGAGCAGTGATCCGAACTCACCTATTACGGTTCCGCTAACAGGAACAGGCGTGGCTGCTGGGAGCTTCTCCTTGACGACAAGTGGTGGTGGCAACAGTGCCAGCGTGGCGGTGCAGACAGGCTTCCCCGCGGTCTATGGTCTTACGCTGACGCCGTTGAATGGATACGCCGGGCAAGTGGCGCTGACGTGCGTGCCGGTAACAACAGCGGTCTACGCGGGCTGCTCGATGTCTCCCACGCTGGTGACACTGAACGGGAGCAACGCCCAGAGCGTGCAGGTGACGATCACGACCGTCACCTCTCAGGCCAGCCGCATGATTGCCGCGACCGGGGTTCTGCTTGCGGGGCTGCCGCTGATGCTGCTGCGACGCCGCAATCGCAAGCTCGTTGGCTGGGCCATGGCATGTGCGATTGCGGCGTTGATCTTCGTCAGTGGTTGCGGAGGCGGAAGCGGCTCCACAGGCAACAACAACCTGCGCTACACGCCAACGGGAACCTATGCGTACAAAGTGACGGCCAGTTCCACCAGCGGCACAACGATCAGCAGCAGCGTGACGCTGAACCTT
- the secG gene encoding preprotein translocase subunit SecG, whose product MVTALLILHVTVCLFLVGVVLLQQSKSGDVASAFGGQGSQTAFGPRGAANVLTRLTTWSAIIFMLTSIGLTIFMSRAGSSKSVLHDAPSSQTTPAKK is encoded by the coding sequence ATGGTTACAGCTCTTCTTATCCTGCACGTTACTGTTTGTCTGTTTCTGGTCGGTGTTGTTCTGCTGCAGCAGAGCAAGTCTGGCGATGTGGCTTCGGCGTTTGGTGGACAGGGTTCGCAGACAGCGTTTGGTCCCCGTGGCGCAGCCAACGTGCTGACCCGCCTGACGACCTGGTCGGCGATTATCTTCATGTTGACCTCGATCGGCCTGACGATCTTCATGTCGCGTGCAGGTTCGAGCAAGAGCGTACTGCACGATGCACCCAGCTCGCAGACAACGCCGGCGAAGAAGTAA
- a CDS encoding pyridoxal phosphate-dependent aminotransferase translates to MSFSNRTAWELEENDFAIAVRAYRAAGGAIIDLTASNPTRCGFRYAEALLAPLADPAAAAYEPAAFGMEHSRQAVAGYYRELGCKLFPESICLTTSTSEAYSFLFRLLCDPGDDVLIARPSYPLFEYIARLDGVVLQEYPLHYDPASEEWWIDFDALRAAITPRTRAIIVVHPNNPTGSYVHLRERQELLALCAERKLALIADEVFLDYALEEREDSFAAAESPALTFTLSGLSKVCGLPQMKASWIVTTGPAELVREALARLEIIADTFLSMSAPVQFALTRWLPERALLQQQIKERMESNLAALKDRLRGTHSSMLRVEGGWTVILQVPREVDYQAFAFASLQNGVLVQPGDFYSMGPARIVLSLLTPPDDWQRGLALLPLSSE, encoded by the coding sequence GTGAGCTTTTCCAACCGCACCGCCTGGGAATTAGAAGAGAACGACTTCGCCATCGCTGTTCGCGCATACCGCGCGGCTGGGGGGGCGATCATCGACCTCACCGCCTCCAATCCCACCCGCTGCGGCTTCCGTTACGCCGAAGCCTTGCTGGCTCCGCTCGCCGATCCTGCCGCTGCCGCCTATGAACCGGCCGCCTTCGGTATGGAGCACTCCCGCCAGGCGGTCGCGGGATACTACCGTGAGCTCGGCTGCAAGCTGTTCCCTGAGAGCATCTGCCTAACCACCAGCACCAGCGAGGCCTACAGCTTCCTCTTTCGCCTGCTCTGCGACCCCGGCGATGACGTCCTCATCGCGCGCCCCAGCTATCCGCTTTTTGAGTACATCGCACGTCTCGATGGCGTGGTGCTGCAGGAGTATCCGCTGCACTACGACCCCGCCAGCGAGGAGTGGTGGATCGACTTCGACGCTCTTCGCGCAGCGATCACCCCACGCACGCGAGCCATCATCGTCGTCCATCCCAACAACCCCACCGGAAGCTATGTGCATCTGCGTGAGCGTCAGGAACTTCTTGCGCTCTGCGCAGAACGCAAGCTCGCTCTCATCGCGGATGAAGTCTTCCTCGACTACGCTCTCGAAGAACGGGAAGACTCCTTTGCCGCAGCGGAATCTCCCGCACTCACTTTCACGCTGAGCGGCCTGAGCAAGGTCTGTGGCCTGCCGCAGATGAAGGCTTCGTGGATCGTCACAACGGGGCCTGCCGAGCTTGTTCGTGAAGCTCTCGCACGCCTAGAAATCATCGCCGACACGTTCCTGTCGATGAGCGCTCCCGTGCAGTTTGCCCTGACGCGCTGGCTGCCGGAGCGCGCTCTTCTTCAGCAGCAAATCAAAGAGCGAATGGAGAGCAATCTCGCCGCCCTGAAAGATCGCCTTCGTGGCACTCACTCGTCCATGCTTCGTGTTGAAGGTGGCTGGACGGTCATTCTGCAAGTGCCTCGCGAAGTCGACTATCAAGCCTTTGCCTTCGCTTCTCTGCAGAACGGAGTCCTCGTTCAGCCGGGAGATTTCTACAGCATGGGCCCTGCACGCATCGTCCTCAGCCTGCTGACGCCGCCGGATGATTGGCAACGAGGGCTGGCTCTATTGCCTTTGAGCAGCGAATAA